The following coding sequences lie in one Nocardioides sambongensis genomic window:
- a CDS encoding MFS transporter gives MSIASAPASTRAEEPLPTGHLPGSHAYRRVLAATFAAGVATFVLLYDTQALLPALHRQYGVTPSEATLTLSLATAGLALALLVAGPASEVLGRTVMIRTAVWAGGVVAVLTALAPTWHLLLGARFLQGVVIAGMPAVATAYLREEMHGSVRARAAGLYIGGTAVGGMASRLITAPVAEALGWRAGLAAAAALALACAVVVQLALPPSRRFRPQRLDRRRLVAMSSAAMTDRGLWALYLLGACAVGMLVAVWNAIGFRLTAAPYGFGLGAASLLYVVYAGGTVSSAAAGRWADRFGARAVLPAGWLLAASGVVLTAAGSLALVVLGMALLTAGFFVTHSLASGWVAARAHAVGASASQAAAFYLCAYYVGSSVFGNVGTLVWSGGGWAAVTALGLVLLAACGGLSFCLRRTPEPVDAGGRPVAGS, from the coding sequence GTGAGCATCGCTTCCGCACCCGCGTCGACCCGAGCCGAGGAGCCACTTCCGACCGGTCACCTACCGGGCAGCCACGCCTATCGGCGGGTCCTCGCCGCGACGTTCGCCGCCGGCGTGGCGACCTTCGTCCTCCTCTACGACACCCAGGCTCTGTTGCCGGCCCTGCACCGTCAGTACGGCGTCACCCCGTCGGAAGCGACCCTCACCCTGTCGCTGGCGACCGCGGGACTCGCACTCGCGCTGCTCGTCGCCGGCCCGGCCTCGGAGGTGCTCGGCCGCACCGTGATGATCCGGACGGCGGTCTGGGCCGGCGGGGTCGTCGCGGTGCTGACCGCGCTCGCCCCGACCTGGCACCTGCTGCTCGGGGCGCGGTTCCTGCAAGGAGTGGTGATCGCCGGGATGCCGGCGGTGGCCACGGCCTACCTGCGTGAGGAGATGCACGGCTCGGTGCGGGCTCGCGCCGCGGGTCTCTACATCGGCGGCACCGCCGTGGGCGGGATGGCGAGCCGGCTGATCACGGCCCCGGTGGCCGAGGCGCTCGGGTGGCGGGCCGGCCTGGCCGCTGCAGCGGCCCTCGCGCTGGCCTGCGCGGTCGTCGTACAGCTGGCGCTGCCACCCTCGCGCCGCTTCCGGCCGCAGCGGCTGGACCGCCGTCGGCTGGTCGCGATGTCCTCGGCAGCGATGACCGACCGGGGTCTGTGGGCGCTCTACCTGCTGGGTGCCTGTGCGGTCGGGATGCTGGTGGCGGTCTGGAACGCGATCGGCTTCCGGCTCACCGCGGCGCCCTACGGGTTCGGTCTCGGTGCGGCGAGCCTGCTCTACGTGGTCTACGCCGGCGGCACCGTGAGCTCGGCCGCAGCGGGACGCTGGGCGGACCGGTTCGGCGCACGGGCGGTGCTCCCGGCAGGGTGGCTGCTGGCCGCGTCCGGAGTCGTGCTGACCGCAGCAGGGTCCCTCGCTCTGGTGGTGCTCGGCATGGCCCTGCTCACCGCCGGATTCTTCGTGACGCACTCGTTGGCGAGCGGATGGGTGGCGGCCCGGGCGCACGCCGTGGGCGCCAGCGCGAGTCAGGCGGCGGCGTTCTACCTCTGCGCGTACTACGTGGGCTCGTCGGTGTTCGGCAACGTGGGCACCCTGGTGTGGTCGGGCGGCGGCTGGGCCGCGGTGACCGCGCTGGGCCTGGTCCTGCTGGCCGCCTGCGGTGGCCTGAGCTTCTGTCTGCGGCGGACCCCGGAGCCGGTCGATGCCGGTGGCAGGCCGGTCGCCGGCAGCTGA
- a CDS encoding alpha-L-rhamnosidase C-terminal domain-containing protein — protein MPDTGLGEASGSQLTQRGRVSSSWTRDGDAVALSTTIPVNVSAVVALPEAPEGVAYEVSGPDGAEAEELGTEAGVTSYRIGSGEWSFTQTEDTPDPDAPISVEVPSVKGDAVVGGRLRADDGEWDPAGATTTVQWLRDGAPISGATSWTYRPKAADVRARLSAEVTAEYDGTTATASSEPTGRVVKATSTVRASVRPGSVRAGQRVTVTVRVGAHGVQPTGTVTVRSGKAKRIVRLRNGRASASFRANGKGWKVVRVAYAGSDAVARSGDRARYRVR, from the coding sequence GTGCCGGACACCGGCCTGGGCGAGGCGTCGGGGTCCCAGCTGACCCAGCGCGGACGGGTCAGCTCGTCCTGGACCCGTGACGGCGACGCGGTCGCGCTGAGCACCACGATCCCGGTGAACGTCTCCGCCGTGGTCGCGCTGCCCGAGGCACCCGAGGGCGTCGCCTACGAGGTGAGCGGGCCCGATGGCGCCGAGGCGGAGGAGCTGGGCACCGAGGCCGGCGTGACGTCGTACCGGATCGGGTCGGGGGAGTGGAGCTTCACCCAGACCGAGGACACCCCGGACCCGGACGCCCCGATCTCGGTCGAGGTGCCGTCCGTCAAGGGCGACGCGGTGGTCGGCGGGCGCCTGCGCGCCGACGACGGCGAGTGGGACCCGGCGGGCGCGACGACCACCGTGCAGTGGCTGCGCGACGGCGCCCCGATCTCCGGGGCCACCTCCTGGACGTACCGCCCGAAGGCCGCCGACGTGCGCGCCCGGCTGAGCGCCGAGGTCACCGCGGAGTACGACGGCACCACGGCGACCGCCTCCTCGGAGCCGACCGGTCGGGTGGTGAAGGCCACGAGCACGGTGCGGGCCAGCGTGAGGCCGGGCAGCGTCCGCGCCGGGCAGCGGGTGACGGTCACCGTGCGAGTCGGCGCCCACGGTGTGCAGCCCACCGGCACGGTGACCGTGCGGTCCGGGAAGGCCAAGCGGATCGTGCGCCTGCGCAACGGCCGGGCCAGTGCCTCGTTCCGGGCGAACGGCAAGGGCTGGAAGGTCGTCCGGGTCGCCTACGCCGGGTCCGACGCCGTCGCCCGCAGCGGCGACCGCGCCCGTTACCGAGTGCGCTGA
- a CDS encoding LutC/YkgG family protein, giving the protein MNAREEILDRVRAALADATPAPEPVVSPAGAGGEDPREVVLDRFAERVADYRAQVVRCAPGEVAAAVAAAVPDRARVVVPDGLAAELVAGLAPEQLVADDGLTADQLDRVDAVVTACRVGIAETGTIVLDHEPDQGRRALSLVPDRHVCVVRADQVVPDVPDAVALLDPQRPLTWISGPSATSDIELSRVEGVHGPRTLVMVLVEAEGG; this is encoded by the coding sequence ATGAACGCGCGGGAGGAGATCCTGGACCGGGTCCGAGCCGCCCTCGCGGACGCGACCCCGGCGCCGGAGCCGGTCGTCTCCCCGGCCGGAGCCGGGGGCGAGGACCCGCGGGAGGTCGTCCTGGACCGGTTCGCGGAGCGGGTCGCCGACTACCGCGCCCAGGTGGTGCGGTGCGCACCCGGCGAGGTCGCCGCCGCGGTGGCGGCGGCGGTCCCGGACCGAGCGCGCGTCGTGGTACCGGACGGGCTGGCGGCCGAGCTGGTGGCCGGCCTCGCGCCCGAGCAGCTGGTCGCCGACGACGGGCTCACCGCCGACCAGCTGGACCGGGTGGATGCGGTGGTCACCGCGTGCCGGGTCGGCATCGCCGAGACCGGCACCATCGTGCTCGACCACGAGCCCGACCAGGGCCGGCGCGCCCTCTCGCTGGTGCCCGACCGGCACGTCTGCGTGGTCCGCGCCGACCAGGTGGTCCCCGACGTGCCGGACGCGGTCGCGCTGCTGGACCCGCAGCGCCCGCTGACCTGGATCAGCGGACCCAGCGCGACCAGCGACATCGAGCTGAGCCGGGTCGAGGGCGTGCACGGGCCGCGGACGCTGGTGATGGTCCTCGTCGAAGCCGAGGGCGGCTGA
- the thpR gene encoding RNA 2',3'-cyclic phosphodiesterase — MGTRLFAALIPPEDAVEHLDAFLDPRRDAADFRWTLADQFHVTLAFLPDVAEDRVDDYIDRLADGLERTPIPDLRLAGPVVFPDAAATKVLAVGVQPVSEAADVVVERMAGRARNAAVQVGTVVDGQRFRAHLTVARLRRPADTTDWVRLLETYSGPDWPVYEVAVVASHLGEGPGGRPRYQTLAEIPIGG, encoded by the coding sequence ATGGGTACCCGCCTGTTCGCCGCCCTGATCCCGCCCGAGGACGCCGTCGAGCACCTCGACGCGTTTCTCGATCCGCGCCGGGACGCCGCCGACTTCCGCTGGACGCTCGCCGACCAGTTCCACGTGACGCTCGCCTTCCTGCCGGACGTGGCCGAGGACCGGGTCGACGACTACATCGACCGGCTGGCCGACGGGCTGGAGCGCACCCCGATCCCGGACCTGCGCCTGGCCGGTCCGGTGGTCTTCCCCGACGCGGCCGCGACGAAGGTGCTGGCGGTCGGAGTGCAGCCGGTCAGCGAGGCGGCCGACGTGGTGGTCGAGCGGATGGCGGGCCGCGCCCGCAACGCGGCCGTCCAGGTCGGCACGGTCGTCGACGGGCAGCGGTTCCGGGCCCACCTCACCGTCGCGCGGCTGCGTCGACCGGCCGACACCACCGACTGGGTGCGGCTGCTGGAGACCTACTCCGGCCCCGACTGGCCGGTCTACGAGGTGGCCGTGGTCGCCTCCCACCTCGGCGAGGGCCCCGGCGGCCGGCCGCGCTACCAGACGCTGGCCGAGATCCCGATCGGCGGCTGA
- a CDS encoding LysR family transcriptional regulator: protein MRIRDLEWLVVLAEHLQVTDAASALRVPQPTLSRVLARVEGELGTTLFTRVPNGLRITPDGELVVATAREVAGRYQQLLVDLDARLDPERGVVRLAFLDSMATSLVPRVLGRFHEVAPAIRVVLTQEPAHHIQRDLEEGGVEVAITSVRPSGPYAWAPIQEERLQAIVPASHPLRGRRRISLRDLAGDELVTTPNGFGYRSHVNRMLAEAGVSLPVSFESADLATIEGLVAAGLGVGIVPAQLAGASGTVGLDISSPLARRTIGLTWRTDRMLPAPARRFVDTVVDLR, encoded by the coding sequence ATGCGCATCCGCGATCTCGAGTGGCTGGTGGTCCTGGCCGAACACCTGCAGGTGACCGACGCCGCGTCCGCCTTGCGGGTGCCGCAGCCGACCCTGTCTCGGGTCCTTGCGCGGGTGGAGGGGGAACTCGGCACGACGCTGTTCACCCGGGTGCCGAACGGCCTCCGGATCACCCCCGACGGCGAGCTCGTCGTGGCCACCGCCCGGGAGGTCGCCGGTCGATACCAGCAGTTGCTCGTCGACCTCGACGCTCGACTCGATCCCGAGCGCGGCGTGGTGCGCCTGGCCTTCCTCGACTCGATGGCGACCTCGCTGGTCCCGCGGGTCCTGGGTCGGTTCCACGAGGTCGCCCCTGCGATCCGCGTCGTCCTCACCCAGGAGCCGGCCCACCACATCCAGCGTGATCTGGAGGAGGGCGGCGTCGAGGTCGCGATCACCTCCGTGCGCCCGAGCGGACCCTACGCCTGGGCTCCGATCCAGGAGGAGCGACTGCAGGCGATCGTCCCGGCCTCACACCCGCTACGCGGACGACGCCGCATCTCGCTGCGTGACCTGGCCGGCGACGAGCTGGTCACCACGCCGAACGGCTTCGGCTACCGCAGCCACGTCAACCGGATGCTCGCCGAGGCCGGCGTCAGTCTCCCGGTGTCCTTCGAGAGCGCCGACCTGGCCACCATCGAGGGTCTGGTGGCCGCAGGGCTCGGCGTGGGGATCGTGCCCGCTCAGCTCGCCGGCGCCTCCGGCACGGTCGGGCTGGACATCAGCAGCCCGCTGGCGCGCCGGACGATCGGCCTGACCTGGCGCACGGACCGCATGCTGCCGGCACCTGCTCGACGTTTCGTCGACACCGTGGTCGATCTCAGATGA
- a CDS encoding helix-turn-helix domain-containing protein, translating into MTMTVPGRADLADDGWEPADEDLAILRLLAEGFTTDVIAARVGLSERTVRRRLRQCADELGLDSSIEVVVHAVRRGVI; encoded by the coding sequence ATGACGATGACGGTGCCCGGTCGCGCGGATCTCGCCGACGACGGCTGGGAGCCCGCGGATGAGGACCTCGCCATCCTCCGGCTGCTCGCCGAGGGCTTCACCACCGACGTGATCGCCGCGCGGGTGGGGCTCTCGGAGCGCACCGTGCGGCGCCGGCTGCGCCAGTGCGCCGACGAGCTCGGGCTCGACTCCTCGATCGAGGTGGTCGTCCACGCCGTACGTCGCGGCGTCATCTGA
- a CDS encoding family 78 glycoside hydrolase catalytic domain: protein MRSDRPVSRPRRAGLAALAVTLSAGTLGALAPGGAQAAPAGAAPDQPTGLVVDDVAHPLNTDLTPRFGWLPQDSDGNEIQSAYEVEVRDASGGVVWDSGKVGSGQQSYVDYAGSELEPGEAYDWRVRTWDRTDQESGWADARFETGLGDGDWEGAEWIRRPPGNPDQNTGPLQIVDGKGRITGSNSQPITIAATGEDWTDYVYSVDVTVVSNAAAVVFRTPDDRSGYMWQLHDADNQLKTHRMVNGSFPTDARRSTPLDVTAGTTYRLSIRVEGQTFTTSIDGVEVDSWTDPAATGSTAGTIGFRQASGSRGAEVAEFDNLEVTSLDGSETLFTEDFSGDLSAWAAPTPTREADEYTLARTEVAVPDGEIVRARSYLSASHIAELYLDGERADRMTNYGYPGEGYYQAADITDLVTAGEDLSVGAMLHWFSSGQGRAAGEPGLLARIVVEYADGSEFVVSTDDTWKVRRGPYELEGTRNGEGLYIEHLRGDQAARIGDWTSLGYDDSGWSDAVVLGAHPVAPFTHLEGQQTRLTEEVVHPERILTADDGTPVADFGVVIPARPAVHFEDGVEGREIELRASYGLAADGRVSTAGTDTQGTRMTWPYTQTEGAQDFEAFGHLGFRYLEIPGAGEEITADDVTATIVHTEVPEGGASTFDSSDDTLDSVYDLMQRSLLYSVQETFVDTPTREQGQFLHDTVNISHGLMTSAGERVASRQAIREFMLSQARYWQTGNDAGRYNAVYPNGDGKRDIPDFTEVVPSWIWNYYLDTGDRALLEETYDELVATAGYVRRHIATDGATAGLVTRLSGGSGQYLYGIVDWPAHGRFDYDMNATARTTVNALGVDVLRTVGRIAEELGKPAAEVDAFTADADALAAAMNAKLRREDGVYIDGIVADGSQSTHAGQHSTSYAIAFGIAPAADVPALGEHLASMGMKQGPMTAHVLLEALADSGNREGLLRLLTNEDDFGWAGWLAQGGTFTPRPGSSAARPTARPTGGVRRASSRSTSRSSASRSPTPAGPRCASRCRTPAWARRRGPS from the coding sequence ATGCGATCAGATCGACCCGTCTCCCGGCCCCGGCGGGCCGGGCTGGCCGCCCTCGCCGTCACCCTCTCGGCCGGCACCCTGGGTGCACTCGCCCCCGGCGGGGCCCAGGCGGCGCCCGCCGGTGCCGCGCCGGACCAGCCGACCGGCCTCGTCGTCGACGACGTCGCGCACCCGCTCAACACCGACCTCACCCCGCGGTTCGGCTGGCTGCCCCAGGACAGCGACGGCAACGAGATCCAGAGTGCCTACGAGGTGGAGGTCCGTGATGCGTCGGGCGGCGTGGTCTGGGACAGCGGCAAGGTCGGCTCCGGCCAGCAGTCCTACGTCGACTACGCCGGATCCGAGCTCGAGCCCGGCGAGGCCTACGACTGGCGGGTGCGGACCTGGGACCGGACCGACCAGGAGTCCGGGTGGGCGGACGCCAGGTTCGAGACCGGCCTGGGCGACGGCGACTGGGAGGGCGCGGAGTGGATCCGGCGTCCCCCCGGCAACCCTGACCAGAACACCGGGCCGCTGCAGATCGTCGACGGCAAGGGCCGGATCACCGGCAGCAACAGTCAGCCGATCACGATCGCGGCCACGGGAGAGGACTGGACCGACTACGTCTACTCCGTGGACGTCACCGTGGTCAGCAACGCCGCCGCGGTGGTCTTCCGCACACCCGACGATCGCAGCGGTTACATGTGGCAGCTGCACGACGCCGACAACCAGCTGAAGACGCACCGGATGGTCAACGGGAGCTTCCCGACCGACGCTCGCCGTTCGACGCCGCTCGACGTCACCGCGGGGACGACGTACCGGCTGAGCATCCGGGTCGAGGGCCAGACCTTCACCACCAGCATCGACGGGGTCGAGGTCGACTCCTGGACCGACCCGGCAGCCACCGGATCGACCGCCGGGACCATCGGGTTCCGCCAGGCCAGCGGATCCCGCGGGGCCGAGGTCGCCGAGTTCGACAACCTCGAGGTGACCTCGCTGGACGGCAGCGAGACGCTCTTCACCGAGGACTTCTCCGGCGACCTGTCCGCCTGGGCCGCCCCCACGCCGACCCGGGAGGCCGACGAGTACACGCTGGCCCGCACCGAGGTCGCGGTCCCCGACGGCGAGATCGTGCGGGCCCGGAGCTATCTCTCCGCCAGCCACATCGCCGAGCTCTACCTCGACGGCGAGCGCGCCGACCGGATGACCAACTACGGCTACCCGGGCGAGGGCTACTACCAGGCGGCGGACATCACCGACCTGGTCACCGCCGGCGAGGACCTCTCCGTCGGGGCGATGCTGCACTGGTTCAGCTCCGGGCAGGGGCGCGCCGCCGGCGAGCCGGGTCTGCTCGCCCGGATCGTCGTCGAGTACGCCGACGGCTCCGAGTTCGTGGTCAGCACCGACGACACCTGGAAGGTCCGGCGCGGCCCCTACGAGCTGGAGGGCACCCGCAACGGCGAGGGCCTCTACATCGAGCACCTGCGCGGCGACCAGGCGGCCCGGATCGGCGACTGGACATCGCTCGGGTACGACGACAGCGGCTGGTCCGACGCCGTCGTGCTCGGCGCACACCCGGTCGCCCCGTTCACCCACCTCGAGGGCCAGCAGACCCGGCTGACCGAGGAGGTCGTGCACCCCGAGCGGATCCTCACCGCCGACGACGGCACCCCGGTCGCCGACTTCGGTGTGGTGATCCCGGCGCGCCCCGCGGTCCACTTCGAGGACGGTGTGGAGGGCCGCGAGATCGAGCTGCGCGCCAGCTATGGGCTCGCCGCGGACGGCCGGGTCTCCACCGCCGGCACCGACACCCAGGGCACCCGGATGACCTGGCCCTACACCCAGACCGAGGGCGCCCAGGACTTCGAGGCCTTCGGCCACCTGGGTTTCCGGTACCTGGAGATCCCCGGTGCCGGGGAGGAGATCACCGCCGACGACGTCACCGCGACGATCGTGCACACCGAGGTGCCGGAGGGCGGCGCCTCCACCTTCGACAGCTCCGACGACACCCTGGACTCGGTCTACGACCTGATGCAGCGCTCGCTGCTCTACTCGGTCCAGGAGACCTTCGTGGACACCCCGACCCGGGAGCAGGGCCAGTTCCTGCACGACACCGTCAACATCTCCCACGGCCTGATGACCTCCGCCGGTGAGCGGGTGGCCAGCCGACAGGCGATCCGTGAGTTCATGCTCAGCCAGGCTCGCTACTGGCAGACCGGCAACGACGCGGGCCGCTACAACGCCGTCTACCCCAACGGCGACGGCAAGCGCGACATCCCGGACTTCACCGAGGTCGTGCCGAGCTGGATCTGGAACTACTACCTCGACACCGGTGACCGCGCCCTGCTGGAGGAGACCTACGACGAGCTCGTCGCCACGGCCGGCTACGTGCGGCGCCATATCGCCACTGACGGAGCCACCGCCGGTCTGGTCACCCGACTGAGCGGCGGCTCGGGGCAGTACCTGTACGGCATCGTCGACTGGCCGGCGCACGGGCGCTTCGACTACGACATGAACGCCACCGCCCGCACCACCGTCAACGCGTTGGGCGTGGACGTCCTGCGCACCGTGGGCCGGATCGCGGAGGAGCTCGGGAAGCCGGCCGCGGAGGTCGACGCGTTCACCGCGGACGCCGACGCACTGGCGGCGGCGATGAACGCAAAGCTGCGCCGCGAGGACGGCGTCTACATCGACGGCATCGTGGCCGACGGCAGCCAGTCCACCCACGCGGGCCAGCACTCGACCTCCTATGCGATCGCGTTCGGCATCGCCCCGGCCGCGGACGTGCCCGCGCTCGGTGAGCACCTGGCATCGATGGGCATGAAGCAGGGCCCGATGACCGCCCACGTGCTGCTCGAGGCGCTCGCCGACTCCGGGAACCGGGAAGGTCTGCTGCGCCTGCTGACCAACGAGGACGACTTCGGCTGGGCAGGGTGGCTGGCCCAGGGCGGCACCTTCACCCCGAGGCCTGGGAGCTCAGCGGCTCGGCCAACAGCGCGTCCCACGGGTGGGGTTCGGAGGGCATCGTCGAGATCCACGAGTCGGTCCTCGGCATCGAGGTCACCGACCCCGGCGGGGCCGAGGTGCGCATCTCGGTGCCGGACACCGGCCTGGGCGAGGCGTCGGGGTCCCAGCTGA